The Primulina eburnea isolate SZY01 chromosome 6, ASM2296580v1, whole genome shotgun sequence genome contains a region encoding:
- the LOC140835307 gene encoding uncharacterized protein, with the protein MADAMVHAMARKEVSRRDPPPEQEQEQEQEQEQEQGRKEEEEGSEESVDYSAGSRAPTTAEELKDLKQKMKVLEGQMEGRSSARVAAKGCPFADIIVQEPLPGNFKSAKIKDYDGNADPEEHLARFENMAMLHCYTDRIKCKVFLTTLVDSAQRWFEGLTPQSVQSFRDFQKVFLHHFSSSKKYKKTAFSLFEVKQSPEENLRAYIRRFNRVALDVPSCATETKTTAFTQGLREGEFFKSLTKKVPGDFEDLLSRAEKYINMEEAQKQKREAVRKERGDRVSKPEERGQKRGNSGHFSHHVPLKIAREREVQECSRDLAPDHQLTRPEKKGFCALHKLGYHNTEDCKVLKGNYGAPSLPKPIIHTPMSMVPPWTSRQPGSSSRGGGVRSNPRIEAGRRRGPEPEQRKKSPPVVGTIKMISGGSTDGDSNRARKSRSRRECLEVEGLRKIEAIISFGPEDLRGVNLPHNDALVIQARVANYDILRVFVDSGSSVNVIFKDAFEQMDLQGYHLETVETALFGFAGHVVYPEGEIVLPLTLGSHDLKKTVMTSFTLVDSPSSYNIILGRPAMNELRAVASTYH; encoded by the coding sequence atggcTGATGCAATGGTTCATGCTATGGCCCGGAAAGAAGTTTCCCGACGTGACCCGCCACCAGAGCAAGAACAGGAGCAGGAGCAGGAACAAGAGCAGGAGCAGGGGCGGAAGGAGGAGGAGGAAGGGAGTGAAGAGAGTGTAGATTATAGTGCCGGGTCAAGGGCTCCGACTACAGCAGAGGAGTTGAAAGATTTAAAGCAAAAAATGAAGGTCCTAGAGGGACAGATGGAGGGTCGCAGCTCTGCCCGGGTCGCGGCAAAGGGATGTCCATTTGCTGATATCATTGTTCAGGAACCTCTTCCTGGGAACTTCAAGTCTGCCAAAATAAAAGATTATGATGGCAACGCGGACCCGGAAGAGCATCTAGCCAGGTTCGAGAATATGGCCATGTTACACTGCTACACGGATAGAATCAAATGCAAGGTGTTCTTGACAACTCTGGTGGATTCTGCTCAGAGATGGTTTGAGGGTTTGACCCCTCAAAGCGTTCAGTCGTTCCGAGATTTCCAGAAGGTATTCTTACACCATTTTAGTAGTAGTAAGAAGTACAAAAAGACCGCCTTCAGTCTTTTTGAGGTAAAGCAGAGCCCTGAGGAGAATTTGCGGGCTTACATCAGAAGATTCAATAGAGTGGCTCTAGACGTCCCGTCTTGTGCCACCGAAACCAAGACTACTGCCTTCACCCAGGGTTTGAGAGAGGGTGAATTCTTCAAATCACTAACCAAAAAGGTGCCCGGGGATTTTGAGGACCTGTTGTCCCGGGCAGAGAAGTACATAAATATGGAGGAAGCCCAGAAACAAAAGAGAGAAGCGGTGAGGAAAGAAAGAGGAGACCGGGTATCTAAACCCGAGGAGAGGGGACAAAAGAGGGGCAATTCAGGGCATTTCTCTCATCATGTGCCTCTGAAGATCGCCCGAGAGAGGGAGGTGCAAGAATGTAGTAGGGATTTGGCCCCGGATCATCAACTGACTCGGCCAGAGAAAAAGGGATTTTGTGCTCTTCACAAATTGGGATACCATAATACTGAGGATTGCAAAGTTCTGAAGGGAAATTATGGTGCGCCTTCTCTCCCAAAGCCTATTATCCATACACCAATGTCTATGGTGCCGCCATGGACGTCCCGGCAGCCCGGATCTAGTTCTCGGGGAGGGGGTGTGAGAAGCAATCCTAGAATCGAAGCTGGAAGAAGAAGGGGGCCTGAACCCGAGCAAAGAAAGAAGTCACCCCCGGTTGTAGGAACGATTAAGATGATATCTGGAGGCTCTACTGATGGAGACTCCAATCGGGCGAGGAAGTCAAGGAGTAGGAGAGAATGTTTGGAGGTGGAAGGATTGAGGAAGATTGAGGCAATCATCAGTTTCGGCCCGGAGGACCTGAGAGGGGTGAATCTACCCCACAACGATGCCTTGGTGATCCAAGCCCGAGTGGCGAATTATGACATTCTGCGGGTTTTCGTGGATTCAGGCAGTTCTGTGAATGTAATTTTCAAGGATGCTTTTGAGCAGATGGATTTACAGGGCTATCACCTGGAAACAGTGGAAACTGCTCTTTTCGGCTTCGCCGGGCACGTGGTTTATCCAGAAGGGGAGATTGTTTTACCTTTAACCCTGGGCTCTCACGATCTCAAGAAGACAGTGATGACTTCTTTTACTCTGGTGGACTCCCCATCATCGTATAACATCATCCTTGGGAGGCCGGCCATGAATGAGTTAAGGGCTGTAGCGTCTACCTACcactag